A genomic stretch from Candidatus Hydrogenisulfobacillus filiaventi includes:
- a CDS encoding conserved protein of unknown function (Evidence 4 : Unknown function but conserved in other organisms), whose product MGQACHITIIRPPGYVHADAFAEVADLLEGGLRRLDVAVTRGENRLPPGMPVILLGAQLLPDPLIARLPPTAIVYNLEQLDPASVWFRRTLAVAATRPVWDYSRENLRRLAGYTPALRVRHVPLGYVPELTRIPVCPDPDIDVLFYGSLNPRRMAVLEALRRNGLRVAQLFGVYGTARDAVIARSKVVLNVHYYPAAIFEFVRVFYLLANRKAVVSEVSAPADLDPDLRGAVRFARYEDLVDAVRELVDHPPARRRREEAGLAVMQARDEAAILRQALALPPGRA is encoded by the coding sequence GTGGGGCAGGCCTGCCACATCACCATCATCCGGCCGCCAGGCTATGTCCACGCCGACGCCTTCGCCGAGGTGGCCGACCTGCTGGAGGGCGGCCTCCGCCGCTTGGATGTGGCAGTCACCCGGGGGGAGAACCGGCTGCCGCCAGGCATGCCCGTCATCCTGCTGGGGGCGCAGCTGCTGCCAGATCCCCTCATTGCCCGCCTGCCTCCGACCGCCATTGTCTACAACCTGGAGCAGCTGGACCCCGCCTCGGTTTGGTTCCGGCGCACCCTGGCCGTGGCCGCCACCCGCCCGGTGTGGGACTACAGCCGCGAGAACCTCCGCCGCCTGGCTGGCTATACCCCGGCTCTCCGCGTCCGCCACGTACCCCTGGGCTACGTACCCGAACTGACCCGCATCCCCGTCTGCCCTGACCCGGACATCGATGTCCTTTTCTACGGCTCCTTGAACCCGCGCCGGATGGCAGTGCTGGAAGCCCTGCGCCGCAACGGCCTGCGGGTAGCGCAGCTCTTCGGGGTGTATGGGACGGCCCGCGACGCCGTGATCGCCCGCAGCAAGGTGGTACTCAACGTCCACTATTACCCCGCCGCCATCTTCGAGTTCGTGCGGGTGTTCTACCTCCTGGCCAACCGCAAGGCGGTGGTGTCGGAAGTGAGCGCACCCGCCGACCTCGACCCCGACCTCCGGGGGGCGGTGCGCTTCGCGCGTTACGAGGACCTGGTGGATGCGGTGCGGGAACTGGTGGACCACCCCCCTGCCCGGCGGCGTCGGGAGGAAGCCGGCCTGGCCGTCATGCAAGCCCGGGATGAGGCCGCCATCCTCCGCCAGGCCCTGGCCCTACCGCCCGGCCGCGCTTAA
- a CDS encoding protein of unknown function (Evidence 5 : Unknown function), translating to MLTWEERHDPATLLAGFAAAFPGREDVRLVIYSPGLAPDRYAHWLKGRGLEALLGDRRITLLTRPLPPADLGSQYEAADLFALPTRGDGLGLGFLEALARRTPVVAPDQGGQAAFLTAANAFLVPARREPVPGQAGEPAYAGAYWYQVDFEAWVETLRQAAASETDRQARAEAGWHTAQQYTREAAYRRLAQEWQQLGLPVPASPPPAPAQKGVRHAP from the coding sequence GTGCTCACCTGGGAGGAGCGCCACGACCCCGCCACCCTCTTGGCCGGGTTCGCGGCCGCCTTTCCCGGGCGGGAGGACGTGCGCCTGGTCATCTACAGCCCCGGCCTCGCCCCCGACCGCTACGCGCACTGGCTCAAGGGACGCGGCCTGGAGGCCCTGCTGGGGGACCGCCGCATCACCCTCCTCACCCGGCCTCTCCCGCCGGCCGACCTGGGCTCCCAGTACGAGGCCGCCGACCTCTTCGCGCTGCCCACCCGCGGCGACGGCCTGGGTCTGGGCTTTCTGGAAGCCCTGGCCCGCCGCACCCCGGTGGTGGCCCCCGACCAGGGGGGCCAGGCGGCCTTCCTCACCGCCGCCAACGCCTTTCTGGTCCCCGCCCGACGGGAGCCGGTACCAGGCCAGGCCGGAGAGCCGGCCTACGCCGGGGCCTACTGGTACCAGGTCGATTTCGAGGCCTGGGTGGAGACCCTGCGGCAGGCGGCAGCCTCGGAAACAGACCGGCAGGCGCGGGCGGAAGCCGGCTGGCACACGGCCCAGCAGTACACCCGGGAAGCCGCCTACCGGCGGCTGGCGCAGGAATGGCAGCAGCTGGGGCTGCCCGTGCCGGCCTCCCCACCGCCGGCTCCAGCGCAGAAGGGAGTCCGTCATGCCCCCTGA
- a CDS encoding protein of unknown function (Evidence 5 : Unknown function), whose product MTAAGGWDNAMRVLIQGSFFQEGSYGMVNRDLARALLATAPAGAAVAVEAWEGTPPADLPRRTPAWGAADVTIRQIWPPVWDRPPHGRLVVIQPWESGPVPAAWVGPARQADTIWVPSLACKAGWVQSGLDPDRIRVVPNGIPQTAARLLPPAPGPARFLFLGGPIYRKGIDILVDAFDRAFGGEPSAPAELVLKVTGLDTFYAGQSLLPQLEQRYPRIWPRVRVLDRFLPPAERDALLQQASALVLPYRGEGFGLPVLEAMAAGTLVVTSARGATRDFATPDTALLIPGHLRYFTRSGDEWLAALGYLFEPDPAALARLLQEVARDPGRYTPLRERALATARHYLWPAVGRLAWEALGDLAEGRPPRDPVSEANRAVDAALADGETGRLVEAVSRLVAVEDPGSALRLLEWHARRSGQQPLALARLSDQMAQAAAREPDRWARSPHRLRVEAALAPRRPGPPAPSAPAWRPCAGVCRSSSAAAARCGSSPATPRAWALCWRRSCPG is encoded by the coding sequence ATGACCGCGGCAGGAGGCTGGGACAACGCCATGCGCGTCCTCATTCAAGGCTCCTTCTTCCAGGAGGGCAGTTACGGTATGGTCAACCGGGACCTGGCCCGGGCCCTGCTGGCCACCGCACCGGCCGGCGCGGCAGTGGCGGTAGAGGCCTGGGAGGGCACCCCGCCCGCCGACCTGCCCCGGCGCACCCCCGCCTGGGGAGCGGCCGACGTCACCATCCGCCAGATCTGGCCGCCGGTCTGGGACCGGCCGCCGCATGGCCGGCTGGTGGTCATCCAGCCCTGGGAGAGCGGGCCGGTGCCGGCAGCCTGGGTAGGACCTGCCCGGCAGGCGGACACCATCTGGGTGCCCTCCCTGGCCTGCAAGGCGGGGTGGGTGCAGAGCGGCCTGGACCCGGACCGCATCCGGGTAGTCCCCAACGGCATCCCGCAGACGGCCGCCCGCTTGCTGCCCCCCGCGCCGGGGCCGGCCCGCTTTCTCTTTCTCGGCGGTCCCATCTACCGCAAGGGGATCGACATCCTGGTGGACGCCTTCGACCGCGCCTTCGGCGGGGAGCCGTCGGCGCCGGCGGAGCTGGTGCTGAAGGTTACCGGCCTCGACACCTTCTATGCCGGCCAAAGTCTGCTGCCCCAGCTGGAGCAGCGCTATCCCCGCATCTGGCCCCGCGTCCGGGTGCTGGACCGCTTTCTTCCTCCCGCCGAACGGGATGCCCTCCTGCAACAGGCATCGGCGCTGGTGCTGCCCTACCGGGGGGAGGGGTTCGGGCTGCCGGTGCTGGAGGCCATGGCAGCCGGGACCCTGGTGGTGACCAGCGCCCGCGGCGCCACCCGCGACTTCGCCACCCCCGACACCGCGCTCCTGATCCCTGGACACCTCCGGTATTTCACCCGCAGCGGCGACGAGTGGCTGGCCGCCTTGGGTTACCTCTTCGAACCCGACCCCGCCGCACTGGCCCGCCTCCTGCAGGAGGTGGCCCGCGACCCCGGGCGCTACACCCCCCTCCGCGAACGGGCTCTGGCCACCGCCCGCCATTACTTGTGGCCCGCGGTGGGCCGGCTGGCCTGGGAAGCACTGGGAGACCTCGCCGAGGGGCGTCCCCCGCGCGACCCGGTCTCAGAGGCGAACCGGGCCGTGGACGCCGCCCTCGCCGATGGTGAAACCGGCCGGCTGGTGGAGGCGGTCTCCCGCCTGGTGGCGGTGGAGGACCCCGGCTCGGCGCTGCGCCTGCTGGAGTGGCACGCCCGGCGTTCCGGCCAGCAGCCCCTGGCCCTGGCCCGGTTGAGCGACCAGATGGCCCAGGCCGCCGCCCGCGAACCCGACCGCTGGGCGCGCAGCCCCCACCGCCTGCGGGTGGAGGCGGCCCTGGCCCCCCGCCGCCCGGGCCCTCCCGCACCCTCCGCGCCCGCCTGGCGGCCCTGCGCCGGAGTCTGCCGCAGCTCCTCAGCGGCTGCCGCCAGGTGTGGCTCCTCACCAGCGACCCCGCGCGCCTGGGCCCTGTGCTGGCGGAGGTCCTGCCCCGGGTGA
- a CDS encoding protein of unknown function (Evidence 5 : Unknown function), with protein sequence MARPAFRPAAPGPGPVERPDGPGRRPRTRPLGAQPPPPAGGGGPGPPPPGPSRTLRARLAALRRSLPQLLSGCRQVWLLTSDPARLGPVLAEVLPRVTVLPLTGPEGGGRDRPPEPADGLVVDLGPEPVPLARTAALAAALPPEAPVLVYAEEPDPPLEDAWQQGPGARRWARWRRALDAAGVALVPGITQAVSWEGRVLAAVVFGQRLPAVPAGSTPAVPPRIAWVGLFQSAADWGTDARTLSAGPLPVGYHLLRVDAAARPEGPGENALDLADPWTPPPDPPAVSITHLPWTLLHTGTGWGGRLRIARTALIAGPVAGTGRLAAFDRVWVPSPFVRNLLLESGLEAGRVAVLPPGILLPAGPRPPASRAAVHATGSAHLGGAPRPRHPLGRVRGRLSRAGGRAPGHLQPRPRPRPLRALAQGTRPGGPAGGPPHHPPHPASPAGRPGLPVRGRRPLRAAHPRRRPGSGLSGSPGPPHPGGGPRPGGPGGLPHRRQRLSGPRPTGAGTRPGRRAGLRRGLLVPGRFRGLGGDPAAGGSLGNRPAGAGGSRLAHGPAVHPGSRLPAAGAGMAAAGAARAGLPTAGSSAEGSPSCPLKRPLPACTWMSGSRASPWPSGWWPGWHGNSEPAARSWRHSRRQGPPPSISAPPGRPTGPVPPPRAGWWCSSRGASAQCLTAGCGAPSRPTPSGSPC encoded by the coding sequence GTGGCACGCCCGGCGTTCCGGCCAGCAGCCCCTGGCCCTGGCCCGGTTGAGCGACCAGATGGCCCAGGCCGCCGCCCGCGAACCCGACCGCTGGGCGCGCAGCCCCCACCGCCTGCGGGTGGAGGCGGCCCTGGCCCCCCGCCGCCCGGGCCCTCCCGCACCCTCCGCGCCCGCCTGGCGGCCCTGCGCCGGAGTCTGCCGCAGCTCCTCAGCGGCTGCCGCCAGGTGTGGCTCCTCACCAGCGACCCCGCGCGCCTGGGCCCTGTGCTGGCGGAGGTCCTGCCCCGGGTGACGGTGCTACCGCTTACCGGCCCAGAAGGCGGCGGACGCGATCGGCCACCCGAGCCCGCCGACGGTTTGGTGGTGGACCTGGGCCCGGAACCGGTCCCCCTCGCCCGGACGGCGGCGCTGGCGGCCGCCCTGCCCCCCGAGGCGCCGGTACTGGTCTACGCTGAGGAACCGGATCCGCCCCTCGAGGACGCCTGGCAGCAGGGCCCCGGCGCCCGCCGCTGGGCCCGGTGGCGCCGGGCCCTGGACGCGGCCGGGGTGGCCCTGGTACCGGGCATCACCCAGGCCGTCAGTTGGGAAGGCCGGGTCCTGGCGGCGGTGGTCTTCGGCCAGCGGCTGCCCGCCGTTCCGGCCGGATCCACTCCCGCCGTCCCGCCTCGGATCGCCTGGGTGGGGCTCTTCCAATCCGCGGCCGACTGGGGGACCGATGCCCGCACCCTGTCCGCGGGCCCGCTCCCGGTCGGATACCACCTGCTGCGGGTGGACGCTGCGGCCCGGCCGGAGGGGCCGGGGGAGAACGCCCTCGACCTGGCCGACCCTTGGACCCCGCCGCCGGACCCCCCGGCGGTATCCATCACCCATCTGCCCTGGACCCTGCTCCACACCGGCACCGGTTGGGGGGGCCGCCTGCGCATCGCCCGCACCGCCCTCATCGCCGGTCCGGTGGCGGGCACCGGCCGCCTGGCGGCCTTCGACCGGGTGTGGGTCCCCTCCCCCTTTGTGCGCAACCTCCTGCTGGAATCCGGCCTGGAGGCCGGCCGGGTGGCCGTGCTGCCCCCCGGGATCCTGCTACCCGCCGGCCCCCGGCCCCCGGCCTCCCGGGCGGCCGTTCACGCTACTGGCAGTGCTCACCTGGGAGGAGCGCCACGACCCCGCCACCCTCTTGGCCGGGTTCGCGGCCGCCTTTCCCGGGCGGGAGGACGTGCGCCTGGTCATCTACAGCCCCGGCCTCGCCCCCGACCGCTACGCGCACTGGCTCAAGGGACGCGGCCTGGAGGCCCTGCTGGGGGACCGCCGCATCACCCTCCTCACCCGGCCTCTCCCGCCGGCCGACCTGGGCTCCCAGTACGAGGCCGCCGACCTCTTCGCGCTGCCCACCCGCGGCGACGGCCTGGGTCTGGGCTTTCTGGAAGCCCTGGCCCGCCGCACCCCGGTGGTGGCCCCCGACCAGGGGGGCCAGGCGGCCTTCCTCACCGCCGCCAACGCCTTTCTGGTCCCCGCCCGACGGGAGCCGGTACCAGGCCAGGCCGGAGAGCCGGCCTACGCCGGGGCCTACTGGTACCAGGTCGATTTCGAGGCCTGGGTGGAGACCCTGCGGCAGGCGGCAGCCTCGGAAACAGACCGGCAGGCGCGGGCGGAAGCCGGCTGGCACACGGCCCAGCAGTACACCCGGGAAGCCGCCTACCGGCGGCTGGCGCAGGAATGGCAGCAGCTGGGGCTGCCCGTGCCGGCCTCCCCACCGCCGGCTCCAGCGCAGAAGGGAGTCCGTCATGCCCCCTGAAGCGGCCGCTGCCCGCCTGCACATGGATGTCCGGCTCCCGGGCTTCCCCCTGGCCCAGTGGCTGGTGGCCCGGCTGGCACGGGAACTCCGAACCCGCTGCCCGGAGCTGGCGGCACTCCCGGCGGCAGGGACCGCCCCCATCCATCTCCGCGCCGCCTGGCCGCCCGACTGGTCCCGTCCCCCCGCCCCGGGCCGGTTGGTGGTGCTCCAGCCGTGGGGCCTCGGCCCAGTGCCTGACCGCTGGCTGTGGGGCGCCCAGCAGGCCGACGCCATCTGGGTCCCCCTGCTGA